Proteins encoded together in one Anaerococcus murdochii window:
- a CDS encoding LCP family protein, with amino-acid sequence MKIKRFFALIFVFALSFVASKFILDFLDQRTNAQTYANGGTFEDQAVKTSKDEYLILMVGVDQAAGEEGNEDFTRTDTIMLLKANVKDGTIKLLSIPRDSRVLVRNTYDKVNHAHAFGGIELTLQSLRNFLGLDIDYYVQVNYQALVNIVDAIGGVDYEVPEGVNIKKWTLDIKPGMNHFNGTDTMWYLRTRHIYDNGDIGRVHAQQDFVKAMVDQAVKKSSQMNLLTVLSSYIKYVKTNLPMSAMVNLVKSIPNFSSDKVETFVVPGNGAYINNISYYIPDERGTWDIVDEEFGDFKLKKWTEADSGLPESNYSSVNYEAPVNVFPKTNNINNQTYQPNYNENYNNNYDYEYEHEQPQWEEPVKQSPSSKPSHRENKTETPTETPAETHEAQPTETPASESHKEPAGDPGVIEYEPGLSIEPPAGGEGDE; translated from the coding sequence ATGAAGATAAAAAGATTTTTTGCCCTAATCTTTGTTTTTGCCCTATCTTTTGTAGCGAGCAAGTTCATCCTTGATTTTTTGGACCAAAGGACTAATGCACAGACTTATGCAAATGGTGGGACATTTGAAGATCAGGCTGTTAAGACAAGTAAAGATGAATATTTAATCCTAATGGTCGGTGTCGACCAGGCAGCAGGTGAGGAAGGTAACGAAGACTTCACCCGTACGGATACAATTATGCTTTTGAAAGCAAATGTCAAAGACGGGACAATCAAGCTCTTGTCAATCCCTAGGGACTCCAGAGTCCTTGTGAGAAATACCTACGACAAGGTCAACCACGCCCACGCCTTTGGCGGAATTGAGCTAACCCTCCAAAGTTTGAGGAATTTCCTAGGTCTTGATATAGACTACTATGTTCAGGTCAATTACCAGGCCCTAGTTAATATAGTTGATGCTATAGGTGGGGTTGATTATGAAGTGCCAGAGGGTGTAAACATCAAAAAATGGACTCTTGATATAAAACCAGGTATGAACCACTTTAATGGTACAGATACCATGTGGTACTTAAGGACCAGACATATTTACGATAATGGAGATATTGGTAGAGTCCACGCCCAACAAGACTTTGTCAAGGCCATGGTAGACCAGGCTGTAAAGAAATCTAGCCAAATGAATCTTTTGACTGTACTTTCTTCTTATATAAAGTATGTCAAAACCAATTTGCCAATGTCCGCTATGGTTAACCTAGTTAAGAGCATTCCAAACTTCTCATCTGATAAGGTAGAAACTTTTGTAGTTCCTGGAAATGGTGCCTATATAAACAACATCAGCTATTATATACCAGATGAAAGAGGAACTTGGGATATAGTTGATGAGGAATTTGGAGACTTCAAACTCAAAAAATGGACAGAAGCTGACTCAGGCCTTCCTGAATCAAACTACTCTTCTGTAAATTATGAAGCACCTGTGAATGTCTTCCCAAAAACAAACAATATAAATAATCAAACTTATCAACCAAATTATAATGAAAATTACAATAATAATTATGATTATGAGTATGAACACGAACAACCACAATGGGAAGAACCAGTCAAACAAAGTCCAAGCTCAAAACCAAGCCATAGGGAAAATAAGACAGAAACTCCAACAGAGACACCAGCTGAAACTCATGAAGCACAACCAACAGAAACACCAGCTTCTGAAAGTCACAAAGAACCAGCAGGAGATCCTGGAGTAATTGAGTACGAACCTGGATTAAGTATAGAACCACCGGCAGGTGGAGAAGGCGACGAATAG
- a CDS encoding RNA polymerase sigma factor, with translation MKDFMDDKDIIKLYFDRNEAAIKETDLKYRPYCFRISNNILRDYQSAEECVNDTYLETWRTIPPQNPNVFKLFLAKITRNLSLDSYRKTHAQKRGGGQMPLILDELGEVVSGNYDLEEEVIYRDLLRILNDFVNNLSDEDKTIFLQRYFYAMPLKEIASNSNYKYNNLVTRLHRLRKKLREILESEGLL, from the coding sequence GTGAAAGATTTTATGGATGATAAGGACATAATCAAATTATATTTTGATAGGAATGAAGCTGCAATCAAAGAAACGGACCTGAAATATAGACCCTATTGCTTTAGGATTAGTAACAATATTTTGAGAGATTACCAAAGTGCAGAGGAATGTGTAAATGACACCTACCTAGAAACTTGGAGGACAATTCCACCGCAAAATCCCAATGTTTTTAAATTATTTCTGGCAAAAATTACTAGGAATTTGTCCCTAGATTCCTATCGAAAAACCCATGCCCAAAAAAGAGGAGGAGGGCAAATGCCTTTGATACTTGACGAGTTAGGTGAGGTTGTTTCAGGCAATTATGATTTGGAAGAAGAGGTCATTTATAGGGATTTGTTAAGGATTTTAAATGACTTTGTAAATAACTTATCTGACGAAGATAAAACAATCTTTTTACAGCGTTATTTTTACGCCATGCCTCTTAAGGAAATCGCCTCAAATTCAAACTACAAGTACAACAATTTAGTGACAAGGCTACATAGACTTAGAAAAAAACTAAGAGAAATCTTAGAAAGCGAGGGATTATTATGA
- a CDS encoding sodium-dependent transporter, translating to MENRNKFSSKWGFIMACVGSAVGLANVWAFPYQLGSNGGLAFLLPYLLFAFIFGRVGLAAENAIGRKYKSGPMVVYREAYKERNMEKFGKIIRWLPMIGVGLLSIGYAVVITYVLKALIDTITGEIFTIESAAWFESISETDFRVILPHLILMVLVYFALAYETKGIEKTNKFIMPLFFILFLILAIRVFFLEGAMGGYKFIFNMDIGKLKEVKTWVAAMGQAFFSLSLVGTVMVVYGSYLPDDEDVIKASTITMGLDTLSAMISAFVMLPACFAYGFSPESGPKLLFVVLPQALKEMPLGRLYGIILFLAVVFAGISSIQSMLETITEAIVFSFPKLKRKMVLITLIATIYLIGIFIEPISKWGPWMDIVTIYILPISGIIGAITWFWVIKKEELLAEVNKSVEGKYGSIWYYTGKFIFVPLAIALCFIAMRYHISF from the coding sequence ATGGAAAATAGAAATAAATTTTCTTCAAAATGGGGATTCATCATGGCCTGCGTGGGCTCGGCTGTAGGCCTTGCCAACGTTTGGGCCTTTCCCTATCAATTAGGATCAAACGGAGGCTTAGCATTCTTATTGCCCTACCTACTTTTTGCCTTCATCTTTGGCAGGGTAGGCCTTGCCGCAGAAAACGCCATAGGCAGGAAATATAAGTCAGGCCCAATGGTTGTCTATCGAGAAGCCTATAAAGAAAGAAATATGGAAAAATTTGGCAAAATAATTAGGTGGTTGCCAATGATAGGTGTAGGTCTTTTATCAATCGGCTATGCTGTTGTAATCACCTATGTCCTAAAAGCCCTAATCGACACAATCACAGGGGAGATTTTTACTATAGAAAGTGCTGCCTGGTTTGAATCCATATCGGAAACTGACTTTAGGGTAATCCTTCCTCATCTTATTTTGATGGTCCTAGTTTATTTTGCCCTAGCCTACGAAACAAAGGGTATTGAAAAAACCAATAAATTTATCATGCCCCTATTCTTCATTCTATTTTTAATCCTCGCCATCAGAGTGTTTTTCCTAGAAGGAGCCATGGGCGGTTATAAATTTATCTTTAATATGGATATAGGAAAGCTTAAGGAAGTTAAAACCTGGGTTGCAGCCATGGGCCAGGCCTTTTTCTCCCTATCCCTAGTTGGAACTGTAATGGTAGTCTACGGGTCATATCTGCCAGACGATGAAGACGTCATCAAGGCATCAACCATCACCATGGGCCTCGACACCCTATCAGCTATGATATCAGCTTTCGTCATGCTACCAGCTTGTTTTGCCTACGGATTTTCGCCAGAATCCGGACCAAAACTACTTTTTGTAGTCTTACCCCAAGCATTAAAAGAAATGCCCCTTGGAAGACTTTACGGAATAATCTTATTCTTAGCAGTAGTCTTTGCAGGCATTTCATCAATCCAATCCATGCTAGAAACCATCACCGAAGCTATAGTTTTTAGCTTTCCAAAACTCAAAAGAAAAATGGTCCTAATTACCCTAATTGCAACAATTTACCTAATAGGCATCTTCATAGAACCAATCTCAAAATGGGGCCCTTGGATGGACATTGTAACCATCTACATCCTCCCAATCAGCGGAATAATTGGCGCCATCACTTGGTTCTGGGTAATCAAGAAAGAAGAACTCCTAGCCGAAGTAAACAAGAGCGTAGAAGGCAAATATGGATCTATCTGGTATTACACAGGCAAATTCATCTTCGTACCCCTAGCCATAGCCCTATGCTTCATAGCAATGAGATACCATATTTCATTCTAA
- the thrB gene encoding homoserine kinase: MKFLSTRNADLKISGRQAIVKGISDDGGLFVPEYFPEFDIGKNLDLSYTKMAQKILSLYLTDFDKDDLLELIEKSYSTFEDEIVKIAYQKDYYLELYHGRTSAFKDFALCLLPNLLAYAKKSLGIKEKTLILTATSGDTGKAALEGFYNTEDIDILVLYPTEGVSDIQKLQMDSTDSLNSKVIAIEGNFDDAQSAVKKIFNDENIKADLKEKNTYLSSANSINIGRLLPQVVYYFYSYADLVNKNEIKCGDKVSFCVPTGNFGDILAGFYAKGMGLPVGKLIIASNDNNVLTDFFTTGTYDVNRDLVKTISPSMDILVSSNLERLIFHKSSDEVVREKMEDLINKGSFSFDGDFSEFMAGFANKKETEEAIKKVYEDEGYLIDPHTSVTKAVVDKLGLGKTMILSTASPYKFAASVLRALGENPKEDEFENIRTLYEKTQVKIPREIRKLKGKKIIHKTKIKKDKIATEVLKFAGRGKRIAVPATSANLGPGFDALGLALGLYNTCEFRPSNDKEIFEENLKENLIYQAYKYSFDFYKEKQVPVSFDLEADIPVSRGLGSSAACIVMGIMAAFDIMGRDFDKKEILKIATSIEGHPDNVAPAIFGGAVVSILENNQVYLEKIAISDKFKFLALIPDFRLSTKEARGALPETYPKADAVFNISRVAMLVLALESGDENNLKIALQDKIHQPCRFKLIPEIGKIEEIIRDSRALGSYLSGAGSTIMLVLKKDDQISEKEIREKLGKLSKTYDLKALEIDKKGAFII; encoded by the coding sequence ATGAAATTTTTATCGACAAGGAATGCCGATCTAAAAATATCAGGTAGACAAGCCATTGTGAAGGGGATTTCCGATGATGGGGGACTTTTTGTACCAGAATATTTTCCAGAATTTGACATCGGGAAAAATTTGGACCTGTCCTACACAAAGATGGCCCAGAAAATCCTTTCTCTTTATCTGACAGATTTTGACAAGGACGACCTTTTGGAATTGATAGAAAAGTCTTACTCGACTTTTGAAGATGAAATTGTAAAAATCGCCTACCAAAAAGACTATTACCTAGAACTCTACCATGGCAGGACATCGGCCTTTAAGGACTTTGCCCTCTGTCTTTTGCCAAATCTTTTGGCCTATGCAAAAAAATCCCTGGGTATCAAGGAAAAAACCTTGATTTTAACAGCAACATCAGGGGACACTGGCAAGGCCGCCTTGGAAGGTTTTTACAATACTGAAGATATTGATATTTTGGTTTTGTATCCGACTGAGGGTGTTAGTGACATTCAAAAGCTCCAGATGGATTCAACAGATTCCCTAAATTCAAAGGTTATAGCAATCGAAGGCAACTTTGACGATGCCCAGAGTGCTGTCAAAAAAATCTTTAATGATGAGAATATAAAGGCAGACTTAAAAGAGAAAAATACTTATCTATCGTCAGCAAATTCCATCAATATAGGCAGGCTCCTTCCCCAAGTTGTTTACTATTTTTATTCCTATGCAGACTTGGTAAATAAAAACGAAATAAAGTGTGGGGATAAGGTATCTTTTTGTGTCCCAACTGGTAATTTTGGAGACATTTTGGCTGGTTTTTATGCCAAGGGAATGGGGCTTCCTGTTGGAAAATTAATAATTGCTTCAAATGACAATAATGTTTTGACAGATTTCTTTACAACAGGCACCTATGACGTCAACAGAGACCTAGTCAAAACAATTTCGCCATCCATGGATATTTTGGTTTCGTCAAATCTTGAAAGGTTAATTTTCCACAAGTCTTCGGATGAGGTTGTTAGAGAAAAGATGGAAGATTTAATAAATAAGGGAAGCTTTTCTTTTGACGGCGATTTTTCTGAATTTATGGCGGGCTTTGCTAATAAAAAGGAAACCGAAGAAGCCATTAAAAAAGTTTATGAAGATGAGGGATATTTGATAGATCCCCATACAAGTGTGACCAAGGCTGTTGTAGATAAATTAGGACTTGGGAAAACAATGATTTTATCAACAGCTAGTCCTTATAAATTTGCCGCATCAGTCCTAAGGGCCTTGGGAGAAAATCCAAAGGAAGACGAATTTGAAAATATAAGGACCCTTTATGAGAAAACCCAGGTAAAAATTCCTAGGGAAATTAGGAAATTAAAGGGCAAGAAAATAATCCACAAGACAAAGATTAAAAAAGATAAAATCGCCACAGAAGTCCTCAAATTTGCTGGTCGTGGCAAGAGAATTGCTGTGCCTGCCACATCAGCCAACCTGGGCCCAGGCTTTGATGCTCTGGGTTTGGCTCTAGGACTTTATAATACTTGTGAATTTAGGCCTAGTAATGATAAAGAGATTTTTGAGGAAAACCTAAAAGAAAACCTCATCTATCAAGCTTATAAATATTCCTTTGATTTTTATAAGGAAAAGCAAGTGCCAGTTTCTTTTGACCTTGAAGCGGATATTCCTGTATCAAGGGGCCTTGGCTCATCTGCAGCTTGCATAGTTATGGGAATTATGGCAGCCTTTGACATCATGGGAAGAGATTTTGACAAAAAAGAAATCCTAAAAATTGCCACTAGCATAGAAGGTCACCCAGACAATGTGGCCCCAGCCATCTTCGGTGGGGCGGTGGTTTCTATCCTAGAAAATAATCAAGTTTATCTAGAAAAAATTGCAATTTCAGATAAGTTTAAGTTTTTGGCCCTAATTCCTGACTTTAGACTTTCAACCAAAGAAGCAAGAGGGGCCCTTCCAGAAACTTACCCAAAGGCTGATGCAGTTTTCAATATTTCGAGAGTAGCTATGCTGGTTTTAGCTTTGGAATCGGGAGATGAAAACAATTTAAAAATCGCCCTTCAAGATAAAATCCACCAGCCATGCAGGTTTAAACTCATTCCAGAAATAGGAAAAATCGAGGAAATAATAAGAGATTCTCGTGCCCTAGGCTCTTATTTAAGCGGTGCTGGATCTACAATAATGCTAGTCTTAAAAAAAGATGATCAAATCTCAGAAAAAGAAATAAGGGAAAAATTAGGAAAACTATCAAAGACCTATGACCTAAAAGCTCTAGAAATTGATAAAAAAGGCGCTTTCATAATCTAA
- the fni gene encoding type 2 isopentenyl-diphosphate Delta-isomerase: MISKRRERKDEHIENYLKTSDYNDPLFGDIYLDHNSLSDVNFDEIDTSIEFLGRKISMPLMINAMTGGGELSADINEDLSSICKNLNIPMAVGSQTIGLEDPEAEESFSLIREKDLLRIGNLGAERSLEDFKNAAGMINANAIQVHLNVAQELFMPEGDKDFRGYYENIKNIVANIDMPVIVKETGNGLSKEVCQKLIDAGVKYLDVSGSGGTNFIEIEDMRDFVSDYKEFYGWGIPTAKSIIDARSLSDDVFIIGSGGIKTAVDIAKAIIIGADMAAISGEAIRYLLLGSYEACFDYLKEINHRLKITMALLGVKNIEELKKVDYKLTGRLKDLVE, from the coding sequence ATGATAAGCAAAAGACGTGAAAGAAAAGACGAACACATTGAAAATTACCTAAAAACATCCGACTATAACGACCCCTTATTTGGGGATATCTACCTTGACCACAACAGCCTATCAGATGTGAATTTTGATGAGATCGACACATCTATAGAATTTTTGGGCAGGAAAATATCCATGCCCCTTATGATAAACGCCATGACAGGTGGTGGAGAATTAAGTGCTGATATAAACGAAGATTTATCCTCAATCTGCAAAAACCTAAATATTCCAATGGCAGTAGGAAGCCAAACAATTGGCCTTGAAGACCCGGAGGCAGAGGAAAGCTTCTCCCTAATCAGAGAAAAAGACCTCTTAAGGATAGGAAATCTTGGCGCAGAGAGAAGCCTTGAAGACTTCAAAAATGCGGCAGGAATGATTAACGCTAACGCAATCCAAGTCCACCTAAACGTGGCTCAAGAGCTTTTTATGCCAGAAGGCGATAAGGACTTTAGGGGCTATTACGAAAATATAAAAAATATAGTCGCAAATATTGATATGCCAGTAATTGTCAAAGAAACTGGCAACGGCCTATCAAAAGAAGTTTGCCAAAAACTCATAGACGCAGGAGTAAAATACCTAGACGTGTCAGGAAGCGGCGGCACAAACTTCATAGAAATCGAAGATATGAGAGATTTTGTATCAGACTATAAGGAATTTTATGGCTGGGGAATCCCAACAGCCAAGTCCATTATCGACGCAAGGAGCCTGTCAGATGACGTCTTCATCATAGGATCAGGCGGAATAAAAACCGCTGTCGATATTGCTAAAGCCATTATAATTGGAGCCGACATGGCTGCAATAAGCGGTGAAGCCATAAGATACCTACTCCTAGGCAGCTACGAAGCATGCTTCGACTATCTAAAGGAAATCAACCACAGACTAAAAATAACCATGGCTCTTTTAGGAGTTAAAAATATAGAAGAGCTCAAAAAAGTGGACTATAAATTAACAGGCAGGCTAAAAGACTTGGTTGAATAA
- a CDS encoding homoserine dehydrogenase: MKIAIMGFGTVGTGVEEILYKKREILRKHKLDIEIDRVLIKNIGKKRNPFEKALTFTDDFDEILTSDVDTVIDVTTSLEETYQRMVALMKDGKNVLTANKAVVSKYFEELNDLARENEVYFSYEAAVGGAIPLIHPLMEEALFNNMDKVFGILNGTSNYILSKMEMEGASYEDVLKKAQDLGFAELDPTADVGGFDSMRKIRILSSMIYNAKINEEEIPTFGIQNIKKADFDFAKNIGYSIRMLAKSELKDGKINISVIPSFVNDEFFAKTFNETNAVKVWGENFVSYELKGPGAGRLETAEAVVRDLLRILSRREIPAFYDGENHYEVENILENKFYIRCEKVSPALKDLIKFEKVCGNDHFILTKKVSLSSLKPILIDLGDFFLAEIEEDI, encoded by the coding sequence TTGAAAATTGCGATTATGGGCTTCGGCACTGTTGGTACAGGGGTCGAGGAAATTTTATATAAAAAAAGAGAAATTTTACGAAAACATAAGCTGGATATAGAAATTGACAGGGTTTTAATTAAAAATATAGGCAAAAAAAGAAATCCCTTTGAAAAAGCTTTGACTTTTACAGACGATTTTGATGAGATTTTAACTTCGGATGTGGACACAGTTATTGATGTGACAACAAGTCTAGAAGAAACCTACCAGAGAATGGTCGCCCTAATGAAGGATGGGAAAAATGTTTTAACTGCAAATAAGGCTGTAGTTTCAAAATATTTTGAAGAATTAAATGACTTGGCCAGGGAAAATGAGGTTTACTTTTCCTACGAAGCTGCGGTTGGTGGGGCAATTCCCCTAATCCATCCCCTTATGGAAGAGGCACTTTTCAATAATATGGACAAGGTTTTTGGGATTTTGAATGGAACAAGCAACTATATTCTATCAAAAATGGAAATGGAGGGAGCTTCCTATGAAGATGTCCTAAAAAAGGCCCAAGACCTGGGCTTTGCAGAGCTTGATCCGACAGCAGATGTGGGCGGCTTTGACTCTATGAGAAAAATTAGGATTCTTTCTTCGATGATCTACAATGCAAAGATTAATGAGGAAGAAATCCCAACTTTCGGTATTCAAAACATCAAAAAAGCTGATTTTGACTTTGCAAAAAACATAGGATATTCAATCAGAATGCTGGCCAAGTCAGAGCTAAAAGATGGCAAGATAAATATATCTGTAATTCCTAGCTTTGTAAACGACGAATTTTTTGCCAAAACTTTCAACGAAACCAATGCTGTCAAGGTTTGGGGAGAAAATTTTGTCTCCTATGAACTTAAGGGGCCAGGGGCAGGCAGGCTTGAAACAGCAGAAGCAGTTGTTCGTGACCTTTTGAGAATCCTATCAAGAAGGGAAATTCCTGCTTTTTATGATGGAGAAAATCACTATGAGGTCGAAAATATTCTCGAAAATAAATTTTACATCAGGTGCGAGAAAGTAAGTCCAGCCTTGAAAGATTTGATTAAATTTGAAAAAGTATGTGGAAATGATCACTTCATTCTGACAAAAAAAGTCAGCCTAAGTTCTTTAAAACCAATACTTATAGACCTGGGAGACTTTTTCCTAGCAGAAATTGAGGAGGATATATGA
- a CDS encoding aspartate kinase has protein sequence MKVAKFGGSSLADAGQLQKVKDIIQADKDRKYIVVSAPGKGVNNNHKVTDLLAMCHQLSDHDLNFNEVYKIIEDVYKNIADDLGLAIDIDSILADVKEEITNGASYDFVISRGEFMSAQVLASFIGYDFVDAKDLIFFNEGILNLEKSQENIKNILSKHDRAVIPGFYGQEDGDVKTFSRGGSDVTGSVIASAMDAQIYENFTDVSGFLVADPRIVKNPCPIETITYKELRELSYMGANVLHEEAIFPLRDKNIPINIKNTNAPAKAGTLIVSNSDIKNKRILTGITGKKDFTSITLEKVNMNNEKDFFRKLTTVFESNDISIEHMPSGIDTVSVLVADSYITPKLKKVLEELQIYLNVDSISWERDISLIAVVGRGMKKEKGVSSRTFTALAKEGVNVKMISQGSSEINIIIGVETCDFEKAIRAIYDEFYGSKQD, from the coding sequence ATGAAAGTTGCTAAATTTGGAGGAAGTTCACTGGCTGATGCCGGCCAGCTTCAAAAAGTTAAGGATATAATTCAAGCGGATAAGGACCGCAAATACATAGTTGTTTCTGCGCCAGGAAAGGGTGTCAATAACAACCACAAGGTCACCGACCTTCTTGCCATGTGCCACCAGCTAAGTGACCACGACCTAAATTTCAATGAGGTTTACAAAATAATTGAGGATGTCTATAAAAATATAGCCGATGACCTTGGCCTTGCTATTGATATTGACTCTATTCTTGCCGATGTTAAGGAAGAGATTACAAATGGGGCCTCCTACGATTTTGTTATTAGTCGTGGTGAATTTATGAGTGCCCAGGTCCTTGCTTCCTTTATTGGGTATGATTTTGTTGATGCCAAGGATTTGATTTTCTTTAATGAAGGTATCCTTAATTTAGAAAAATCTCAGGAAAATATAAAAAATATCCTATCAAAGCATGACAGGGCTGTCATCCCAGGTTTTTATGGCCAGGAAGATGGCGATGTTAAGACCTTTTCACGTGGAGGGTCTGATGTGACAGGCTCTGTTATTGCTTCTGCCATGGATGCCCAGATCTATGAAAATTTTACAGATGTGTCTGGATTTTTGGTCGCAGATCCAAGGATTGTCAAAAATCCTTGCCCAATTGAGACTATTACTTACAAGGAACTCAGGGAGCTTTCCTACATGGGGGCCAATGTCCTCCACGAAGAGGCGATTTTCCCTCTTAGGGACAAAAATATTCCGATTAATATCAAAAATACTAATGCTCCAGCCAAGGCGGGCACCCTCATTGTTTCAAATTCTGACATCAAAAATAAGCGTATCCTAACAGGTATTACCGGTAAAAAAGACTTCACTTCTATTACCCTGGAAAAGGTAAATATGAACAACGAAAAGGATTTTTTTAGGAAACTTACTACAGTTTTTGAGTCAAATGATATTTCGATTGAGCATATGCCTTCGGGCATTGATACGGTTTCTGTTCTCGTGGCAGATTCCTATATTACGCCAAAACTCAAAAAAGTTCTCGAGGAATTGCAGATATATCTTAATGTTGATAGCATTTCTTGGGAGAGGGACATTTCCCTAATAGCTGTTGTTGGTCGTGGCATGAAAAAGGAAAAGGGTGTGTCTTCTAGGACCTTTACCGCCCTTGCCAAGGAAGGCGTCAATGTCAAGATGATAAGCCAGGGATCAAGCGAGATTAACATCATCATAGGTGTCGAAACCTGTGATTTTGAGAAGGCAATCCGTGCTATTTATGACGAGTTTTATGGATCTAAGCAAGATTGA